The following is a genomic window from Desulfitibacter sp. BRH_c19.
AAGCGAAAGCCGGAGCCGCAAATCATCGTGTTAGGCAGAGTTGCCGTTCAGTACAACAAATACTTCATTCACCTGGTGCCCGAATTTTTTTGTCAATCTAGACTTGCCTAGATTAGACTTTATTATTTTCTTTATATCAGGATCATTTTTCTGAGCCCACTCCTTCATAAGATCAAAACCTTCAGTAGGTAGTTTTGCAACAAATACACTTATTGCGTACTCAAGTCCTTTCCTTAATACACGAAATTCTTCAGTCTTTCGAATTTCTCTCCCCAAGTTAATTATGTCTTTCAAAATTCTTTCCGTAATTTTAAAGCAGAATAGTACATTATCTTTTTCATTCAAAACAGGAGGGTGTGCTAGGGCCGCTATAATTGCTCTTTTTTCTAAAATAGAAGCGTCATCATCAATCCACTTATTAAAGATTAATTCTGCTTGTCTAAAATCATTCTCTTCAATCCATTGAAGACCTATAGCTACAGCTTCCCTAACTCGCCATCTTGAATCATTTGCTGCAGCCTGCAATAGTTCAATAATTTTTTCTTTCTTTTCAAAATCGGCACATTTAAATATAGCTCCCAGAGCTTGTACAGCACAAAAAGGGATGAATTCTTGAGGGCTATCTGATGGAGTATCTTCAGATGCTACTCCTGCCCATTCATTTAAAGTTAGCCATAATTTATCATCAATGTATTGCATTTCTTTTAAGCTATCGGCAAATGCATAAGCTAACTCCAAATTACCTCTTGCCCCTGGTAAGTTGGAATTAAAAATTAATATGTCTTTCAGTTCTCTAAAAGCACTCTCACTCTTAATTATTAACGGTTTCAATTGTATTCCATATTCTTCACGTTTGCTCATTTTTGACTCCTATGACCTCAAAAAATTTCACCCAGGCAATTTTTGCCTAACGTGGCGCGGGTTTGCGAAGTTGCTTTGGAGGACAAGTGGTTTTCTTGTCCGGAAAAGCAATTTTGCAAACCTGCTGATAAATTCACCAATTAAGGTTACTTTTTCTACATGATTATCCAAAATCCTCTAATAAAAGTAAATGCTTCTGATCTTACTCTTTGGGAGATATTTAATTTAGAACAGCGTGAAGGAAAAGATATGAAATGGTTTCATGGTAGGAAGTACTTAGTGGATGATAGCAGATATATTTCTTACCAGGGATTTTGATATTTTCGATAAAATTGCCCTATTCCATGATTTGGATTGTAAAGCAATACGCCGATTAATCCTCCAAAAATAGCCATAGATATGGACACCTCAATAAGGTGTGCTATTCTTACCACACTAGGCATTAGCGGATTGGATAGCATTAACTGGGTTGTGGGTAGCAAGCCGAGCAATAAAATTAGTATCACTACAACTTTCCACTTATCCTCTCTCAACATCAAAACTATAGGTATCGCAAAGAGAATCCATAATGCTCCTCTAATAAATTGAAAAAGAAAGATTTCTGGGTTTGTATTTAAAACATGTAACAAGTGATTCCAAATCCCCGTAATATCTGTACTTCCAGAGTAAAACTGACGGACTTCTGGGTACTGCCATGCTATAAAATAACCAAATATAAAGTATATGACTACATAAACACCAGAAAGCAAGAGCCATTTCCAAGCCCAGCTCTTAAATACAATTATAGTTCTATTATAGAATTGAATATCTCCCAATTTTGGTTTTGTTTTTCCTAATAGCCAAACTAGAAAGGGTACAAAAAGAACAGCAGTAATAAAACCCCTTAGCACAAGCATTATAAAATCTGAATTATTTAATAATGGAAATGCTTCAATAAAAAAGTAAGTTTCTATCTGAGTCATAAAAGTTTGCAAGCCAAAGAAAACAATAATCATAGAACCAATTAGCTTTAACCCGCTCCACTTAGAGTAGATTGTTAGAAGAGAAAGCACCAGAGTGTTTATGGATAAGAATAGTATAAACATTAAAGATGTAGCTTGTGCTTCACTAGGAGAAATAGTTAAGTGAGGAGAAAGTGGGAATATAATCGCTGGAATAGTAAAACAGACACCATATATAAGGGTTAATAGTACTATTTTACTTACGGAAACAATAGCTTTTTTCATATTCTCTTTCCTCCCAGAATGATTTTTCATTTTTACCGCTTTTTCTGGCAACTATGTTATATTTCTACATAAATAACTACAATCCTCTAAAAAGAAAGAATAATCAATCAAATCAATTAATTCTTTTAACATACGTAAGGCTCTTCAGTTATAACCGAAGAGCCTTACATCCTATATCCTTTCGAAAATGCATATCTGCAAAATTGACTTTCTTTATTGATTCATATACATTTTTTATTGCCTCATCAAGGTTATCACCCTTTGAAGTCACTCCTAAGACACGACCTCCAGAAGTTACTAACTGGTTATTTTTGCTTATAATTGTCCCTGCATGAAATATCTTTGTAAACTCGGGAATCTCACCAATGGCAATTGGCTTACCCTTCTCATAGTCATTAGGGTATCCCCCTGAGGCAGCAACAACGCATACAGCATAGCCTTGATGCCATTTAAGAATATCTTTATCTAATGTACCATTTATAACAGAGCTACAAACCTCTACAAGATCACTTTCTAGCAGAAGGAGAATAGGTTGTGTTTCTGGATCTCCAAATCGCACGTTGAATTCCAGGACCTTAGGTCCTTTTTTAGTAATCATTAGCCCCGCATATAGTACTCCTTTAAAAAGCCTGCCTTCATTTTTCATTCCTTCTACTGTAGGTTTTAGTATGTTTTGCTGTACCCATTCAAGCATAGCAGCATCACATATTGGAGCAGGAGCATACGCTCCCATACCACCCGTATTTGGCCCCTGATCATTATCAAATACTCTTTTATGATCTTGGGCTGGAAGCATGGGTACAACAGTTTTTCCGTCAGTTAACGCAAGCAAGCTAACCTCTTCTCCATCTAAAAATTCTTCTACTACAATCTGTTGCCCCGCATCTCCAAACCTTCTGTCTTCCATTATCTCATCTACAGCCCTGATAGCTTCATCTTCTGTTATGGCAACAACAACACCTTTGCCTGCTGCAAGTCCATCTGCTTTTACCACACATGGAGCACCTATTTTCTTTATATATTCCTTTGCCTCAATTGCAGATACAAATTTCATATACTCCGCTGTAGGTATGGCATATTTTTTCATAAAATCTTTAGCAAAGGCTTTGCTTCCTTCTAGTTCTGCAGCCTTTTTTGATGGTCCAAAAATAGCTAGTCCTGCTTCTTCAAAGGCATCTACTATACCTTCTGTCAGGGGAACTTCAGGCCCAACTATGGTTAACTCAATCTTGTTATTTTTGGCAAAATCTATTAGAGCATTAAAATCTAAGACATCAATATCGATACATTTGGCTAAATTTAAAATGCCACCATTACCTGGAACACAGTATATTTCATCCACACCTGAACTTTCCGATAGCTTCCAAACTAATGCGTGCTCTCTACCTCCGCCTCCGATGACCAATACATTCATTTACCAGTTGCCTCCTTAATGCTTAAAATGTCTCATGCCTGTAAACACCATAGCAATTCCAAGCTCATCACACTTTTTTATGACTTCTTGATCCTTTAATGAGCCTCCAGGCTGAATTATAGCAGATATTCCATGACTTGCAGCTAATTCTACTGTATCAGCAAAGGGTAAGAAAGCATCAGAAGCAAGCACCCCGCCCTTAGCATTTTCTCGTGCCTGTTCTAAAGCAATTTTTGCCGAGCCTACTCTATTCATCTGACCAGCACCAATACCTAATGTTACACCATCCTTGGCTATTACTATTGCATTTGATTTAACCCATTTAGCTACCCTATTGGCAAATAGCAGATTACTCTTCTGTTCATTGCTTAGTTGATTTTTTGTAACTACCTCAAAAGAATATTCAATAACCTTTTTATCATAATCTTGGACTAATAAACTATCACCCATTGATTTGATTTCCAACTCAGCTTTCGCTAGTGCTTTTAAAGGAAGTAGTCTTAGATTAGGTTTTGAATTAAGTATCTGTAGACTTTCTTCAGAAAAACCTGGTGCAGCTATTACTTCGTAAAACATTTTTACAAGTTCCTTTGCTATCTCAGCATCAATCTCCCTATTAAAAGCGACTATTCCACCAAAGGCCGAAATAGGATCACATTCTAAGGCTTTTTTATAACACGCGATCAAATTATCACCTATGGCTACTCCACATGGATTATTATGTTTAACTATAACGGCTGCTGGTGTATCCAATTCTTCAACTAAACCCCAGGCAGCAAAAGTATCTAAATAATTATTATATGAAAGGGGTTTGCCCTGGATAGGTTCAATATTTGCAAGGCTTTTTCCCTGTTTCTTCAAGCTATATATGTATGCTTTTTGATGTGGATTTTCTCCATATCTCAAGGTTTTACCTTTAGTTCCGCAAATTAGAATATCTTCAGTTAAAGGTTTTTCTTCATTTCCCTCTAGACTACCTAAATAATTAGTAATCATGCTGTCATATCTAGCAGTATGGGCAAAAGCTTCTGTAGCTAATTGTTTGCGAAACTCAAAACTGGATTTGCCTTTTTCTTTTAACATATCTATCAGATCAGTATACCTATTTGGATTAACAACAATTGTAACGCGATGGAAGTTTTTCGCTGATGCCCTGACCATAGTTGGACCACCGATATCAATATTTTCTAATGCCTCATCAAGGGTTGCTCCAGGTTTGCTGATTGTATCCTCAAATGGATATAGGTTTACTACTACTAGATCTATTGGTTCAATGTCATGCTGTTTTAATTGTTGAAAATGTTCCGAAGTTCCCTTAGCTAAGATACCTCCATGGATTTTGGGATGTAGTGTTTTTACACGGCCTTCTAAAATCTCAGGAAAACCTGTAATTTCACTTACTTTAAGTGCATTAATTCCTTTATCTTGAAGCAGCTTAAAGGTACCGCCCGTAGAAATAATTTCATATCCTAGTTCTACTAATTCATGGGCAAATTCAACTATTCCTTTTTTATCATAGACACTTATTAAAGTCCTAGGCATCCTTTTCACCTCATCCTTCCTGAAAAATTTTTCTACCTACAATACTATGACAAGAAAATGATCATATAAAGCGACCCATAATTAATTATTGTGCAATTGTTAGTTTATGAAGGAAAAAAACGTAATGATTTGCATTGTTTGTTTTAAGATTTAATTGCCAGGGGAGCGGAGTTATGACATTTTCTTTCTCAATTCTATTTTATCCGTACCTTTCTGCCTTCTTTAACTATCCTCTCTTCACTAAAAAACTGAATAACCCTTGGATAGAGTAAATGTTCTTCAACCAAAATCCTGTCTGTTAGACCTTCTAGAGTATCATCCGCTAGAATAGGTATTAACTGTTGAGCAATAATGGGACCTGTATCCATACCTGAGTCTACAAAATGAACAGTACATCCTGTATATTTAACTCCGTATTCAAATGCCTGTTTTTGAGCATTTTGCCCTGGAAATGCTGGTAGTAAAGAGGGGTGGATATTGATAACTTTATCCGGAAAATTTTCTAAAAACTTTTGACTTAAAATTCTCATCCAACCGGCTAAGATTACCATGTCCGCTCCTTGCTGCCTTATCTTTTGTGCGAGCTCATGATCATATTCTTCTCGGTCTGAGTATTTTTTTGGATTCAGAAAAAGGTTTGGTATCTTATTAGTACCTGCTCTATTTAATGCAAAAGCATCTTGCTTATCACTTACTACCAAAACAATGGATGCATTTAGAGTTCTTTCCTCTATTGCTGCAATTATGGATTGGAGATTACTTCCTCTTCCAGAAGCAAGTACAGCTATTTTTATAGGCCTGGACATTTTACTTCTCCCTTACCTGATGTTACTTTACCTATAACTTTTAATGTAGCATCTTCCTGATCTATCAACCTAGTTGCTTCTTCTTTCTCCATGACAAGACAAAAACCGATACCCATATTAAATGTCTTAAACATCTCAGCCTTATCTACATTTCCTAAGTCCTGGAGGATACTAAAGATAGTTGGTATTTCCCATGATGTTATATCTAATCTAATATCCACATTATTGGGAAGGCATCTGTTTAAGTTTTCCAAAAGTCCTCCTCCTGTGATATGGGCCATCCCCTTAATATTGTACTTATCTAACAAGGGTAATACTTGTTTAACATAAATTTTAGTGGGTTCCAAAAGTGCTTCTCCCCAAGTCTTACCCAAATCATCATTGATTCTTTTAAATGGAATATTATACTTTTCAAGTATTTTCCTAGCCAATGAAAAACCGTTTGAATGAAGTCCAGAAGAATTGATGCCGATTACCACATCACCAGGTTTTATGGTTGAACCATCTATAATCTTATCTCTTTCTACTATCCCAACGGCAAAACCAGCCATATCATACTCATCTTTATGATAAAATCCAGGCATCTCGGCTGTTTCCCCACCCAATAGAGAACATCCTGCTTCCTTACAACCCTGAACTACTCCGGAAACTATGCCCTTTACTTTTACTGGTTCAAGGTTTTCGACAGCCAAATAGTCTAGAAAAAACAAAGGTTCTCCGCCAGTAACCAAAATATCATTAACACACATTCCAACCAGATCAATTCCAACTGTATGATGCATATCCATTTCTATAGCAACCTTAAGTTTTGTTCCTACTCCATCTGTTCCAGATACAAGAACTGGTTGTCGATATCTAGTTAGGTCTAGAGCAAACATCCCAGCAAACCCTCCTAAAGGGGATAGTACTTCAGGACGATAAGTGCTCTCTACCTCTGACTTAATTAATTTTACTGCCTCATTACCAGCTTCAATATCCACTCCTGCTTGTTTGTAATCCAAGCCTTTTTTCATGAATGAATTCCCCCTATACAATCAGGAATTTCTACAGGATATTTTCCATTAAAACATGCCTGGCAAAACTTATCTTCTTCAAGTGCCTCTAACAAACCTGGTAGACTTAAATATTTTAAAGAATCTGCCCCTATATGATTTCTTATTTCTTCAACTTCATTCTGAGCAGCAATCAGTTCTTCGCGACTAACAATATCAATTCCATAATAGCAGGGGTGTAGTACAGGTGGGGAGCTTATTACTAGATGCACTTTTTTTGCTCCTGCTTTTTTCAAAAGACTTATAAGCTTTCTGCTGGTAGTACCTCTAACAATAGAATCATCTACCAAAATAATGTCCTTTCCTTCGATGACTGGTCGTATTGGATTCAACTTTAACCTTACACTTAATTCTCTTAATTCTTGAGAAGGCTGTATGAAGGTTCTACCCACATATCTGTTTTTCATTAAGCCTTCAGCTAATGGGATTCCAGAGCCTTCGGCATATCCAAAGGCTGCTACTATACCAGAATCAGGAACAGGACAAACTAAATCTGCCTCAATATTGTTCTCTTTGGCCAAAATATTCCCCATTCTCTTGCGTATGAGATTGACGGATTTTCCATCTATTATTGAATCAGGCCTTGCAATATATATATATTCAAAAGAACAAAGTGCCCCTTTGCTTCTAGTAGGTACTTTGATACTTTTATAACCATTTTCATCAATTACAATTATTTCCCCTGGTTCAACATCTCTGATAAATTCAGCTCCTACAACATCAAGAGCACATGATTCCGATGCTAGAATATATCCATCCTTTCCTAAACGACCTAGACACAAGGGTCTAATTCCAAAGGGGTCCCTAACTCCTACTAGCTTGTTTTCTGTCATTACTATCAAGGCATAGGCTCCCTTTAAATCTATCATACACTTCATCAAGGCTTCTTCTATAGGATTTTGGCTATACCTTGCAATTAGATTTACAAAAACTTCAGTATCACTAGTTGTTTGGAATACTGATCCTGTTGTTTGAAGATTGTTTCTCCAGTGATTAGCATTTGTTAGGTTTCCGTTGTGGACCAATGCCAACTGTCCTTGAAGGTAATGAAATAATAAGGGTTGAGCATTTAAAATATTACTCTCACCTGTTGTAGAATATCTCACATGACCAATAGCCATTTTGCCAGAATACCTGGCCAATATTTCCTCATCAAAGACCTCAGAAACTAAACCCATGTTCTTATACAATTGAATTTTTTCACCATCGGAAACTGCTATCCCAGCACTTTCCTGCCCTCTATGCTGTAGTGAATAAAGACCGTAATAGGTTAAAGCAGAAACATCGGTATCAGGAGAGTAGATAGCAAAAACACCACATTCATCCTTTGGCTTGTCAGATAAAACTAATTCATTCGGCATGGTATCTCCTCCTGCCAGGTTTTATTTATTTCCTGTATGGTCAGGTCAATAACTGTACCCTGCTCTTCAACTGTAATGATAAACCTATCTCCTTTAACTTCTCCTAGTATTGTAAATGGTACATTATATTTTTTGCACATATTTTCAACTTCATGAATCTTGTCAGTATCCATACTCGCTATAATTCTAGACTGATCCTCTCCAAATAGAAGTGCATCTAATCTTTCAGCATATTTAGGTAGAGTTACATTAATGCCAAGACTGCCAGTTATCGCTGACTCAGCTAGTGCTACAGCCAAGCCACCTTCAGAGCAGTCATGGGCTGAAAGGAGTAATTTTTGAGTTGCTGCCTCCAAAACAACTTTCTGAAGATTGCCTTCAGTCTCTAAGTCTAATCTTGGTGGATTTCCAGCTGTTAAACCATAATTTGTATAGAGATACTCACTTCCCCCTAGTTCTCCTTTGGTTTCACCAAACAGAACTATTTTAGAACCTTCTTTTTTAAAGCTCTGGCTTAATCTAGTCTCTATATTTTCCAGGAGACCAATCATTCCCACTACAGGAGTTGGATGTACAGCACCCTGAGGAGACTCATTGTATAGACTAACGTTTCCTCCTGTTACAGGTGTATTAAAATGCTCACATGCTTCAGCCATTCCATCAATAGATCTGCTTAACTGCCAGAAGACTTCCTCCTTTTCAGGGTTTCCAAAATTCAAGCAATTAGTTATAGCCAAAGGCAAGGCTCCTGAGCAAACTACATTACGGGCAGCTTCGGCAACTGCAATTTTTGCACCTTCATATGGATCAAGATAACAATATCTTCCATTGCAATCAGTAGATAGTGCTATTCCTTTATTTGTATCC
Proteins encoded in this region:
- a CDS encoding phosphoribosylamine--glycine ligase (catalyzes the formation of N(1)-(5-phospho-D-ribosyl)glycinamide from 5-phospho-D-ribosylamine and glycine in purine biosynthesis): MNVLVIGGGGREHALVWKLSESSGVDEIYCVPGNGGILNLAKCIDIDVLDFNALIDFAKNNKIELTIVGPEVPLTEGIVDAFEEAGLAIFGPSKKAAELEGSKAFAKDFMKKYAIPTAEYMKFVSAIEAKEYIKKIGAPCVVKADGLAAGKGVVVAITEDEAIRAVDEIMEDRRFGDAGQQIVVEEFLDGEEVSLLALTDGKTVVPMLPAQDHKRVFDNDQGPNTGGMGAYAPAPICDAAMLEWVQQNILKPTVEGMKNEGRLFKGVLYAGLMITKKGPKVLEFNVRFGDPETQPILLLLESDLVEVCSSVINGTLDKDILKWHQGYAVCVVAASGGYPNDYEKGKPIAIGEIPEFTKIFHAGTIISKNNQLVTSGGRVLGVTSKGDNLDEAIKNVYESIKKVNFADMHFRKDIGCKALRL
- the purH gene encoding bifunctional phosphoribosylaminoimidazolecarboxamide formyltransferase/inosine monophosphate cyclohydrolase (involved in de novo purine biosynthesis), with amino-acid sequence MPRTLISVYDKKGIVEFAHELVELGYEIISTGGTFKLLQDKGINALKVSEITGFPEILEGRVKTLHPKIHGGILAKGTSEHFQQLKQHDIEPIDLVVVNLYPFEDTISKPGATLDEALENIDIGGPTMVRASAKNFHRVTIVVNPNRYTDLIDMLKEKGKSSFEFRKQLATEAFAHTARYDSMITNYLGSLEGNEEKPLTEDILICGTKGKTLRYGENPHQKAYIYSLKKQGKSLANIEPIQGKPLSYNNYLDTFAAWGLVEELDTPAAVIVKHNNPCGVAIGDNLIACYKKALECDPISAFGGIVAFNREIDAEIAKELVKMFYEVIAAPGFSEESLQILNSKPNLRLLPLKALAKAELEIKSMGDSLLVQDYDKKVIEYSFEVVTKNQLSNEQKSNLLFANRVAKWVKSNAIVIAKDGVTLGIGAGQMNRVGSAKIALEQARENAKGGVLASDAFLPFADTVELAASHGISAIIQPGGSLKDQEVIKKCDELGIAMVFTGMRHFKH
- a CDS encoding phosphoribosylglycinamide formyltransferase, with product MSRPIKIAVLASGRGSNLQSIIAAIEERTLNASIVLVVSDKQDAFALNRAGTNKIPNLFLNPKKYSDREEYDHELAQKIRQQGADMVILAGWMRILSQKFLENFPDKVINIHPSLLPAFPGQNAQKQAFEYGVKYTGCTVHFVDSGMDTGPIIAQQLIPILADDTLEGLTDRILVEEHLLYPRVIQFFSEERIVKEGRKVRIK
- a CDS encoding phosphoribosylaminoimidazole synthetase (catalyzes the formation of 1-(5-phosphoribosyl)-5-aminoimidazole from 2-(formamido)-N1-(5-phosphoribosyl)acetamidine and ATP in purine biosynthesis); translation: MKKGLDYKQAGVDIEAGNEAVKLIKSEVESTYRPEVLSPLGGFAGMFALDLTRYRQPVLVSGTDGVGTKLKVAIEMDMHHTVGIDLVGMCVNDILVTGGEPLFFLDYLAVENLEPVKVKGIVSGVVQGCKEAGCSLLGGETAEMPGFYHKDEYDMAGFAVGIVERDKIIDGSTIKPGDVVIGINSSGLHSNGFSLARKILEKYNIPFKRINDDLGKTWGEALLEPTKIYVKQVLPLLDKYNIKGMAHITGGGLLENLNRCLPNNVDIRLDITSWEIPTIFSILQDLGNVDKAEMFKTFNMGIGFCLVMEKEEATRLIDQEDATLKVIGKVTSGKGEVKCPGL
- a CDS encoding amidophosphoribosyltransferase (Catalyzes first step of the de novo purine nucleotide biosynthetic pathway), coding for MPNELVLSDKPKDECGVFAIYSPDTDVSALTYYGLYSLQHRGQESAGIAVSDGEKIQLYKNMGLVSEVFDEEILARYSGKMAIGHVRYSTTGESNILNAQPLLFHYLQGQLALVHNGNLTNANHWRNNLQTTGSVFQTTSDTEVFVNLIARYSQNPIEEALMKCMIDLKGAYALIVMTENKLVGVRDPFGIRPLCLGRLGKDGYILASESCALDVVGAEFIRDVEPGEIIVIDENGYKSIKVPTRSKGALCSFEYIYIARPDSIIDGKSVNLIRKRMGNILAKENNIEADLVCPVPDSGIVAAFGYAEGSGIPLAEGLMKNRYVGRTFIQPSQELRELSVRLKLNPIRPVIEGKDIILVDDSIVRGTTSRKLISLLKKAGAKKVHLVISSPPVLHPCYYGIDIVSREELIAAQNEVEEIRNHIGADSLKYLSLPGLLEALEEDKFCQACFNGKYPVEIPDCIGGIHS